From a single Sinomonas atrocyanea genomic region:
- a CDS encoding NAD kinase, with protein MTRRILLLAHLGREDSMLAAREASAQLYGSGLSPVMPAGQQAHLEARFDGLDHPTEVLGEEVRLEDVELVMVLGGDGTILRAAELVRHVDVPLLGVNLGHVGFLAESERADLAQTVQWIASKSYSVEERMTIDVTVWHHGTKVAHTWALNEAAIEKANRERMIEVVTEVDGKPLTSYGCDGIVLATPTGSTAYAFSAGGPVVWPEVEALLIAPISAHALFAKPLVVSPRSTLAVEILGRTDAAAVLWCDGRRSVDLPPGSRVEVTKSPLPVRLARISTTPFSARLVRKFELPIHGWRGPAPGAPLAEPGPMVPEVPPVAWAQRAAGDVGAIDPANEEHA; from the coding sequence GTGACCCGCCGTATTCTGCTCCTTGCCCACCTGGGCCGCGAGGACTCGATGCTCGCCGCCCGCGAGGCCTCGGCCCAGCTGTACGGCTCGGGCCTGTCCCCGGTCATGCCCGCCGGGCAGCAGGCGCACCTCGAGGCCCGCTTCGACGGCCTCGACCACCCCACCGAGGTCCTCGGCGAGGAGGTCCGGCTCGAGGACGTCGAACTCGTCATGGTGCTCGGCGGGGACGGGACCATCCTGCGGGCGGCCGAGCTCGTCCGCCACGTCGACGTCCCGCTGCTCGGGGTCAACCTCGGCCACGTCGGGTTCCTGGCGGAGAGCGAGCGGGCCGACCTGGCCCAGACCGTCCAGTGGATCGCGTCCAAGAGCTACTCCGTCGAGGAGCGCATGACCATCGACGTGACCGTCTGGCACCACGGCACGAAGGTCGCGCACACGTGGGCCCTCAACGAGGCCGCCATCGAGAAGGCCAACCGGGAGCGCATGATCGAGGTCGTCACGGAGGTCGACGGCAAGCCGCTCACCTCGTACGGCTGCGACGGGATCGTCCTCGCGACACCGACGGGCAGCACGGCCTACGCGTTCTCCGCCGGCGGCCCCGTGGTCTGGCCCGAGGTCGAGGCCCTGCTCATCGCCCCGATCAGCGCCCACGCACTGTTCGCCAAGCCGCTCGTCGTCTCCCCGCGCTCGACCCTCGCGGTCGAGATCCTGGGCCGCACCGACGCGGCCGCGGTGCTGTGGTGCGACGGGCGCCGCTCGGTCGACCTGCCGCCGGGTTCCCGCGTCGAGGTGACGAAGTCGCCGCTGCCGGTCCGGCTCGCGAGGATCAGCACGACGCCGTTCTCGGCGCGCCTCGTGCGCAAGTTCGAACTGCCCATCCACGGCTGGCGGGGGCCGGCCCCCGGCGCCCCGCTCGCCGAGCCCGGGCCCATGGTCCCGGAGGTTCCGCCCGTGGCCTGGGCCCAGCGCGCCGCCGGGGACGTCGGCGCCATCGATCCAGCCAATGAGGAGCACGCATGA